From a single Scylla paramamosain isolate STU-SP2022 chromosome 28, ASM3559412v1, whole genome shotgun sequence genomic region:
- the LOC135114645 gene encoding uncharacterized protein LOC135114645 encodes MPLKTLRLRTPWRRSWKTRTGPPPPPLPPCRFPPALQSEPSTELGEEDGRRLFRVYQQRQMRACEEARPAGSTTTGTSHDYQDEDVYEVCGRARQQTPPVVLLKHHVYQSIESLASRLSSVASLKTAATDATLEEGELQMYGSRHGEPIYGVRNSRLFHSMNGAFVSREGEDSAKTPVVIRKGQAVELTEEMFKGGPEDGMDHLANMTFHTTLLPAARDKMFFHNTVSSTESREVHLL; translated from the coding sequence ATGCCCCTGAAGACCTTGAGGCTCCGCACTCCCTGGAGACGCTCCTGGAAGACTCGGACCGGCCCCCCACCGCCCCCTCTTCCTCCGTGTCGCTTTCCCCCCGCCCTGCAGTCCGAACCCTCCACGGAGCTCGGTGAGGAGGACGGCCGCCGGTTATTTCGCGTCTACCAGCAGCGGCAGATGCGCGCATGCGAGGAGGCGCGGCCCGccggcagcaccaccaccggcacctcGCACGACTACCAGGACGAGGACGTGTACGAGGTGTGTGGGCGAGCTCGCCAGCAGACTCCTCCAGTGGTGCTGTTGAAGCACCACGTGTACCAGAGCATCGAGTCCCTGGCCTCGCGCCTTTCCTCGGTGGCGTCTCTCAAGACTGCTGCCACGGACGCCACGCTGGAGGAGGGCGAGTTGCAGATGTACGGCTCGCGGCACGGCGAGCCCATCTACGGCGTGCGCAACTCACGCCTTTTCCACTCCATGAACGGTGCCTTCGTGAGTCGGGAGGGGGAGGACAGTGCCAAGACGCCCGTGGTGATCCGCAAGGGCCAGGCGGTGGAGCTGACGGAGGAGATGTTCAAGGGCGGCCCCGAGGACGGCATGGACCACCTGGCCAACATGACCTTCCACACCACGCTGTTACCCGCCGCCAGGGACAAAATGTTCTTCCACAATACCGTCTCTTCCACAGAGTCCCGCGAAGTGCATCTCCTATGA